One genomic region from Kamptonema formosum PCC 6407 encodes:
- a CDS encoding cupin domain-containing protein: protein MIDHCMIPVAKSPKDYQAFRISPQDTNRLAIIFDPENAQSSLTVCVEIFDVGGKTPPNRHQLAVEMFFILKGEGLATCDGKTVKIHAGDSLLVPATSTHLIENTGKERLYALCIMVPNEDFVELIRSGTPVELDAEDMRVLRRSDVLVSC from the coding sequence ATGATCGACCATTGCATGATTCCCGTCGCCAAGTCTCCCAAAGACTATCAAGCGTTTCGCATCAGTCCCCAGGATACCAATCGCTTAGCAATTATCTTCGATCCAGAAAATGCTCAGAGTTCATTAACCGTTTGCGTCGAAATTTTTGATGTCGGCGGCAAAACTCCTCCAAATCGTCATCAACTAGCCGTAGAAATGTTTTTTATTCTCAAAGGAGAAGGACTGGCAACCTGTGACGGCAAAACTGTTAAAATTCATGCAGGAGATAGTTTATTAGTGCCAGCAACCAGCACTCATTTGATTGAAAATACTGGAAAAGAACGCTTGTATGCTTTGTGTATCATGGTTCCGAATGAGGACTTTGTTGAACTGATTCGTAGTGGTACACCAGTGGAATTAGATGCTGAAGATATGAGAGTGCTTAGACGTTCAGATGTATTGGTCTCATGCTGA
- a CDS encoding Ycf34 family protein: MCICINCHYVDRCLTYNAVETQHQQPHLTETPDFDPIEPSINVNIRTRQEEIEMEWDVVGCLSFKQETGKWARLRPGELVPT; encoded by the coding sequence ATGTGTATTTGTATTAACTGCCACTACGTAGACCGTTGTCTCACCTACAACGCCGTAGAAACCCAACACCAGCAGCCTCATCTCACCGAAACCCCCGATTTCGACCCCATTGAACCCAGCATCAACGTCAACATCCGTACTCGTCAAGAGGAAATAGAAATGGAATGGGATGTCGTCGGTTGTCTGAGTTTCAAGCAAGAAACAGGGAAATGGGCGAGATTGCGGCCAGGAGAATTAGTACCAACCTAA
- a CDS encoding CCA tRNA nucleotidyltransferase, whose translation MSSISLSTLSPNTWPFELKELPGPAYLVGGAVRDALLGRVSEYLDLDFVMLAPAVKTARKIANLYQAGFVLLDAERQIARVVFEGATADFAQAEGGNLEADLGRRDFRLNAIAYNPFTGEIIDPVDGQADLQARIIRMVSPANLRDDPLRLLRAYRQAAQLDFAIAPETHATIRELAPLLSQVAVERVRSELGYLLNNPQGIPWICRAWEDNLISVWFPSAGDRFDRLARINTAVITLAPVWPNLAVELSQWVRDTIKTPLLAIAKLACLVNPDPVVAEVELMTLKYSNAEIKGVISLLKYLPKLKENSIYELSLREQYFLFRDLGNVFPALAIFALAAEVPFDVILVLIHRYLDAEDRVAHPTQLVSGNDLMAEFNLPRSPLIGQLLLEIQLARVEGRISTREEALELAAKLVSNML comes from the coding sequence ATGTCTAGTATTTCTCTTTCTACATTATCTCCTAATACTTGGCCTTTTGAGTTGAAAGAGCTGCCTGGGCCTGCTTATTTAGTCGGCGGTGCGGTGCGGGATGCTTTGCTGGGGCGAGTTTCTGAGTATTTGGATTTGGATTTTGTGATGTTGGCTCCGGCAGTGAAGACGGCTCGTAAAATTGCTAATCTGTATCAGGCTGGGTTTGTTTTGCTGGATGCGGAGCGACAAATTGCGCGGGTGGTTTTTGAGGGCGCTACGGCTGATTTTGCTCAGGCGGAGGGGGGGAATTTGGAGGCGGATTTGGGACGGCGGGATTTTCGATTGAATGCGATCGCCTACAATCCTTTTACTGGGGAAATTATCGATCCTGTGGATGGTCAAGCGGATTTACAGGCGCGGATAATTAGGATGGTTTCGCCTGCAAATTTACGCGACGATCCGCTAAGGTTATTGAGAGCTTACCGTCAAGCTGCTCAGTTAGATTTTGCGATCGCGCCTGAAACTCATGCTACCATCCGGGAGTTAGCGCCGCTATTAAGTCAAGTGGCTGTGGAACGAGTGCGATCGGAGTTGGGTTATTTGTTGAATAATCCCCAGGGTATTCCTTGGATCTGTCGCGCTTGGGAAGATAATTTAATCTCAGTCTGGTTTCCGAGTGCGGGCGATCGCTTTGATAGATTGGCAAGGATTAATACTGCTGTTATTACTTTAGCACCAGTTTGGCCGAATTTGGCTGTGGAATTATCCCAATGGGTTCGCGATACGATTAAAACACCTCTATTAGCTATTGCTAAGTTAGCCTGTTTAGTGAATCCAGATCCGGTGGTTGCTGAGGTTGAGTTGATGACGTTGAAGTACAGCAATGCGGAGATTAAGGGCGTTATTTCACTATTAAAATATTTGCCAAAATTGAAAGAGAATAGTATTTATGAATTGTCTTTGAGAGAGCAGTATTTTTTATTTCGAGATCTGGGAAATGTATTTCCAGCTTTAGCTATTTTTGCTTTGGCTGCCGAAGTACCATTTGATGTAATTTTAGTTTTAATTCATCGGTATTTGGATGCAGAGGATCGAGTGGCTCATCCGACACAGTTAGTTAGTGGGAATGATTTAATGGCAGAGTTTAATTTGCCTAGAAGTCCGTTAATTGGACAATTGTTGTTAGAGATTCAGTTAGCGCGAGTTGAAGGTAGAATTTCTACTCGTGAAGAAGCGTTAGAATTGGCTGCGAAGTTGGTTAGTAATATGCTATAA
- a CDS encoding DUF952 domain-containing protein: MNIILHITHRQQWEEAKQIQAYRGDTLETEGFIHCSTHQQLIKVANKFFFGQKELMILCIDSDRVQSEVKYEEADGDSFPHIYGPLNIDAVFKVIEFESGENGKFELPGEMSKIK, encoded by the coding sequence ATGAATATCATTTTGCATATCACTCACCGTCAACAATGGGAAGAAGCAAAACAAATCCAAGCTTATCGAGGTGATACGCTAGAGACTGAAGGCTTTATCCACTGTTCGACGCATCAGCAATTAATCAAAGTAGCAAATAAATTCTTTTTTGGTCAAAAAGAGTTGATGATTCTCTGTATTGACTCAGATCGAGTTCAATCTGAAGTAAAATATGAGGAAGCTGATGGAGATAGCTTTCCTCATATTTATGGCCCGCTGAATATTGATGCGGTGTTTAAAGTAATTGAGTTTGAATCAGGGGAAAATGGCAAGTTTGAATTGCCGGGAGAGATGAGTAAGATTAAATGA
- a CDS encoding DUF928 domain-containing protein — MITSHQITIASILSSAALAVPLVIFPWVQDAAQAKGNSSAIAPARANPSLIAIQFQAPGDSVPSDTTGGGTRGIQFQAPGDSVPSDTTGGGTRGIQFQAPNDNSPSNTTGGGTRDGVRFAAPSDNSPSSTTGGGTRDGVRFTAPGDNSPSNTTGGGTRDGVRFTAPGDNSPSDTTSAGTRTVHFEASGEDSPKPTILGSSDKDELSLFIPLLPPTKLGRTVAGHPTFFVYVPQGTPKQIFFSLQSTDRKHHYQTTFDISGKQGIISFTLPADAPELEVGKDYLWFFATIEPGQILQPGNYGINGWIKRVPPPAIASLKEKLTPLEAATLYAESGIWYDTLALLASARRSQPENQTLVSEWKALLQQVGLENLAAIPLVEL, encoded by the coding sequence ATGATTACCTCTCACCAAATAACAATTGCCAGTATCCTATCAAGTGCAGCTTTAGCTGTGCCTTTAGTCATTTTCCCCTGGGTTCAGGATGCAGCGCAAGCCAAGGGCAACTCCAGCGCGATCGCCCCAGCTAGGGCTAACCCATCTCTAATTGCCATTCAGTTCCAAGCACCAGGGGACAGCGTACCCAGCGACACCACAGGTGGCGGTACTCGTGGCATTCAGTTCCAAGCACCAGGGGACAGCGTACCCAGCGACACCACAGGTGGCGGTACTCGTGGCATTCAGTTTCAAGCACCAAATGACAATTCACCGAGTAATACCACAGGTGGCGGTACTCGCGACGGGGTAAGGTTTGCTGCACCAAGTGACAATTCACCCAGTAGCACCACAGGTGGCGGTACTCGCGACGGCGTAAGGTTTACTGCCCCAGGTGACAATTCACCGAGTAACACCACAGGTGGCGGTACTCGCGACGGGGTAAGGTTTACTGCACCAGGTGACAATTCACCCAGTGACACCACAAGTGCTGGCACTCGCACTGTCCACTTTGAGGCTTCAGGGGAAGACTCGCCGAAGCCTACAATCTTAGGTAGCAGTGACAAAGATGAACTTTCCTTGTTTATCCCCTTGTTGCCTCCAACCAAACTCGGACGCACAGTAGCGGGACACCCGACATTCTTTGTGTACGTGCCCCAGGGAACTCCCAAGCAAATATTTTTCAGTTTGCAAAGCACAGACAGAAAACATCACTACCAGACGACTTTTGACATTTCAGGTAAGCAAGGCATTATCAGCTTTACTCTACCCGCTGATGCTCCAGAGCTAGAAGTTGGTAAAGATTATTTATGGTTCTTTGCTACGATCGAACCAGGTCAGATATTGCAACCGGGTAACTACGGTATCAACGGTTGGATCAAGCGAGTTCCACCTCCAGCGATCGCTAGCTTAAAGGAGAAACTGACACCATTAGAGGCAGCTACGCTATATGCTGAATCTGGGATTTGGTACGATACTCTGGCGCTACTAGCTTCTGCGAGGCGATCGCAACCAGAAAATCAGACCTTAGTTTCCGAGTGGAAGGCATTGTTGCAGCAAGTTGGTTTAGAGAACCTTGCAGCTATTCCGTTGGTAGAGTTGTAA
- a CDS encoding amidohydrolase: MSFTIENVLIAVEGGYQTANVQVEGDRITAIANQTATLAEGTTAIDGRNKLLLPGFVNAHTHSSEMWQRGIIPPLPLELWIAELYDFTPLDAQKVYLSALGTAVETLLSGGTTVVDHLVLIPGQELEAIAAADRAYREIGIRAFIGPLIQDESLTAGMPSGGADMDHAPYIRSTGATLELMKEAIARFHRPEEGVNIMLAPTGMQMCSDALFEGCVELSDRHNLCRHAHLLETRAQQQLAQEKYGGSAVEHLKEIGFLSARTSLAHCVWLDDADITIMAETQSTVVHNPLSNLRLGSGIAPLIKYRQAGVNISFGCDGSASNDSQDLLEAIKIGSILHNITDLDYRHWITPRQSVEIASIGGAKGLNMGDEIGSLTVGKKADFVLYDLTNLSLLPRTDPIGLLILGRPTQAVDSVWVNGKQIVSEGQVKTINVDELRKQLFEQSEWSGDRQSQTVSEIESRYRRVMKLQGYS; this comes from the coding sequence GTGAGTTTTACAATTGAGAATGTTTTAATTGCGGTTGAAGGCGGTTATCAAACCGCTAACGTGCAGGTGGAGGGCGATCGCATCACGGCGATCGCGAATCAAACGGCAACTCTTGCGGAGGGTACGACTGCGATCGATGGTAGAAATAAGTTGCTACTGCCCGGTTTTGTCAATGCACATACCCATTCTTCGGAAATGTGGCAGCGTGGGATCATTCCGCCTCTGCCGTTAGAGTTGTGGATCGCGGAACTATACGATTTTACCCCTCTCGATGCCCAGAAAGTTTACCTGAGTGCCTTGGGTACAGCGGTGGAGACGCTGCTATCAGGCGGTACAACTGTTGTCGATCATTTGGTTTTGATTCCGGGACAAGAGTTGGAAGCGATCGCTGCTGCCGATCGCGCTTACCGTGAAATTGGCATTCGCGCTTTCATTGGCCCCCTGATTCAAGATGAATCCCTGACGGCGGGTATGCCTTCTGGTGGCGCTGACATGGATCATGCACCCTACATTCGATCGACAGGGGCAACTTTAGAGTTGATGAAAGAGGCGATCGCTCGGTTTCATCGACCTGAAGAAGGCGTGAATATCATGTTAGCACCGACGGGGATGCAAATGTGTTCTGATGCCTTGTTTGAAGGCTGTGTAGAATTGAGCGATCGCCACAATCTTTGCCGCCACGCTCATCTATTAGAAACCCGTGCTCAACAACAATTAGCTCAAGAAAAATACGGTGGTAGCGCCGTTGAACATCTGAAAGAAATCGGTTTTCTCAGTGCCAGAACTTCTTTGGCTCATTGCGTTTGGCTGGATGATGCTGATATTACTATTATGGCAGAAACTCAGTCAACTGTTGTCCACAATCCTCTTAGCAATTTACGATTAGGTAGCGGCATTGCACCGCTGATTAAATATCGTCAAGCTGGAGTAAATATATCTTTTGGCTGTGACGGTTCAGCTAGTAATGACTCTCAGGATTTGCTGGAAGCGATTAAAATTGGCTCAATTTTGCACAATATCACAGATTTAGATTACCGTCACTGGATTACACCGCGTCAGTCTGTAGAGATAGCATCAATCGGAGGCGCTAAAGGTTTAAATATGGGCGATGAAATTGGTTCTCTAACTGTCGGAAAAAAGGCGGATTTTGTACTTTACGATCTTACCAATTTGTCATTATTGCCGCGTACCGATCCGATTGGATTATTAATACTGGGTCGCCCAACTCAAGCAGTCGATAGTGTTTGGGTGAATGGCAAACAAATTGTATCTGAAGGTCAGGTAAAAACGATAAATGTTGATGAGTTAAGGAAGCAGTTATTTGAGCAAAGCGAATGGAGTGGCGATCGCCAATCTCAAACGGTTAGCGAGATTGAATCACGCTATCGGCGAGTGATGAAATTGCAAGGTTATTCTTAA
- a CDS encoding CHASE2 domain-containing protein, with protein sequence MLNFRKQVVKWQGVVAIAATTTIVTIAGSTLGLFQLLEWATIDQFFRFRPAEPIDQRIVIVAINESDIKYAGTWPISDRLLAQLLNKIKQQQPRAIGLDLYRDLPLEPGHQELVKLMESTPNLIGIEKVVGNAVAPPPTLKKSNQVAASDLVLDADGKVRRALMSVGPQFREGLGVRIALDYLKPQKVELRMIDAKHQKIGLGKATFTPLTGEEGGYIAPGSKGGYQILVNYRGSIESFLVISMADVLEGKIPEGLMRDRAVFVGVVADSLKDIFRTPYSSSLLSAPQLTPGVAIHANITSQILSAALQGRPLLRVWNQQANWVWIAFWSFSGAAGSWTLLASSYLKKNNFSTVTILYILVAGAGLMGISFIAFLWGWVIPVFSPLLALTVSAILTTNHHNYWQLKTANQKLQTANSDLETANNQLEEYSRNLELKVTERTQELEAAKVAADFANHAKSEFLANMSHELRTPLNGILGYAQILERSQALASKELEGIRIIHQCGDHLLTLINDILDLSKIEARKLDLYPTELRFHNFLISVAEICRIKAVQKSIDFSPPKVSELPLKIYADEKRLRQVLINLIGNAIKFTDSGGVSFKVEILSKSECSLEDNNLWTTETENNQFSAAKIRFSIEDTGIGMTSEQLNKIFLPFEQVGDKSRMATGTGLGLAISQRIVNLMGSQLEVVSQFGEGSIFWFDVELPVNFTLPEATSISPSTSKIVGIQGKSPTILVVDDSFEARHIITSVLSSIGFSVIEAADGQAGLKAAKNSNIDLIVADLNMPIMDGWEMIRYIRSDTQLKQVPVVICSANIFEETQQQSFEIGANEFLPKPIEIDLLLEVLRNHLNLEWLWEEKSTELGQKTMPTQVQLEELIAKVVLPHTALEKLYDFALKGNIKAIKLMCDELEGADKTYAPIINELRQLADNFAVKKLQILIEKLVDNHHKT encoded by the coding sequence ATGCTTAACTTCAGAAAGCAGGTTGTTAAGTGGCAAGGAGTAGTGGCGATCGCGGCCACTACCACCATCGTTACCATTGCTGGAAGTACCCTTGGCTTATTTCAACTACTTGAATGGGCAACAATTGACCAATTTTTTCGGTTCAGGCCAGCAGAACCCATAGACCAGCGTATTGTCATCGTTGCTATCAATGAGTCAGACATCAAATACGCAGGAACTTGGCCGATCTCCGATCGCCTTTTAGCTCAATTGCTCAACAAAATTAAACAACAACAGCCACGAGCGATCGGTTTGGATCTTTACCGCGACTTGCCATTAGAACCAGGACATCAAGAATTAGTCAAACTCATGGAGTCCACACCCAACTTGATCGGGATTGAAAAAGTTGTGGGTAATGCTGTAGCACCGCCACCAACTTTAAAGAAATCGAATCAAGTCGCAGCTTCCGACTTAGTATTAGACGCAGATGGCAAAGTGCGACGAGCTTTGATGTCTGTCGGCCCACAATTTAGAGAGGGATTAGGCGTTAGGATAGCCTTAGATTATCTGAAACCACAAAAAGTGGAACTGCGGATGATTGATGCCAAACATCAAAAAATCGGGCTGGGTAAGGCTACATTTACACCTTTAACAGGGGAAGAAGGAGGCTACATTGCTCCTGGTAGTAAAGGTGGCTATCAGATTTTAGTGAATTATCGGGGTTCAATAGAAAGCTTCCTAGTCATATCGATGGCTGATGTCCTCGAAGGTAAGATTCCTGAAGGACTGATGCGCGATCGCGCAGTCTTCGTCGGTGTCGTCGCCGACAGCCTCAAAGATATTTTTCGCACCCCCTACAGCAGCAGTTTACTATCTGCACCTCAATTAACTCCTGGTGTAGCAATTCACGCCAATATTACCAGTCAAATATTAAGCGCAGCTCTCCAAGGAAGACCTCTACTGCGAGTTTGGAATCAGCAAGCAAACTGGGTATGGATTGCCTTTTGGTCTTTCAGTGGTGCTGCTGGAAGTTGGACGTTATTGGCATCAAGTTATTTAAAGAAAAACAACTTTTCAACTGTAACTATTTTATATATTTTAGTCGCAGGAGCTGGTCTGATGGGCATCAGCTTTATTGCTTTTTTATGGGGGTGGGTAATTCCCGTTTTCTCGCCGTTACTTGCCTTGACCGTTTCAGCAATTTTAACCACTAATCACCACAACTATTGGCAATTAAAAACAGCAAATCAAAAGTTGCAAACAGCCAATAGTGATTTAGAAACAGCAAATAATCAGTTAGAAGAATATTCGCGGAATTTAGAGTTAAAAGTTACTGAACGCACCCAAGAATTAGAAGCAGCTAAAGTTGCCGCCGATTTTGCTAACCACGCTAAAAGTGAATTTTTAGCAAACATGAGCCATGAACTGCGAACACCGCTCAACGGCATTTTAGGCTATGCTCAAATTTTAGAGCGATCGCAAGCGCTAGCCTCTAAAGAGTTAGAAGGAATTCGGATTATCCATCAGTGCGGCGACCATTTGCTCACCTTAATTAACGACATTTTAGACCTGTCAAAAATTGAAGCTAGGAAACTCGATCTCTACCCAACAGAGTTGAGATTCCATAATTTTCTGATTAGCGTTGCTGAAATTTGCCGAATTAAAGCCGTTCAAAAAAGTATTGACTTCTCTCCCCCAAAAGTTTCTGAACTACCTCTCAAAATCTATGCTGACGAAAAACGATTGCGACAAGTTTTAATCAATCTCATTGGCAATGCCATTAAGTTTACTGACAGCGGGGGAGTCAGCTTTAAGGTAGAAATCCTGAGCAAAAGTGAATGTTCCTTAGAGGATAACAATCTCTGGACAACTGAGACAGAAAACAACCAATTTTCAGCGGCAAAAATCAGATTTTCCATAGAAGATACTGGCATTGGTATGACTTCCGAACAGCTTAATAAGATATTTTTACCCTTCGAGCAAGTGGGAGACAAATCGCGAATGGCAACCGGAACAGGGTTAGGATTAGCGATTAGCCAAAGAATAGTAAATTTGATGGGAAGTCAGTTAGAAGTAGTTAGTCAATTCGGGGAAGGAAGTATTTTTTGGTTTGACGTAGAACTTCCGGTTAATTTCACTCTTCCCGAAGCAACATCTATTTCACCATCCACCAGTAAAATCGTTGGAATCCAAGGAAAAAGCCCAACTATATTAGTTGTAGATGACAGTTTTGAAGCTCGTCATATTATTACCTCCGTTCTTTCATCAATCGGTTTTTCTGTGATAGAAGCTGCTGATGGTCAAGCAGGATTGAAAGCCGCGAAAAACTCTAATATTGACTTAATTGTTGCTGATTTAAATATGCCAATTATGGATGGCTGGGAAATGATCCGCTATATTCGCTCAGATACCCAACTTAAACAAGTGCCAGTTGTAATTTGTTCCGCCAATATTTTTGAGGAAACACAACAGCAAAGCTTTGAAATAGGAGCAAATGAATTTTTACCAAAACCCATTGAAATCGATCTGCTTTTAGAGGTGTTAAGAAACCATTTAAATCTGGAGTGGCTGTGGGAAGAAAAATCAACAGAGTTGGGACAAAAAACAATGCCAACACAAGTCCAATTAGAAGAATTAATAGCAAAAGTAGTTCTACCTCACACAGCATTAGAAAAGCTTTATGATTTCGCATTGAAGGGAAATATAAAGGCAATTAAATTAATGTGTGATGAGCTAGAAGGCGCAGATAAAACTTACGCACCCATAATTAATGAATTACGACAACTCGCTGACAACTTTGCTGTGAAGAAACTCCAAATTTTAATTGAAAAATTGGTAGATAATCATCATAAAACTTGA
- a CDS encoding cysteine hydrolase family protein — MNLSSLRTLGIPPNAWAVDAKIADITRPPLPPQPITLETETKTLRLDLAKAAILVIDMQNDFCHPDGWLAHIGVDITPARRPINPLKILLPTLRSQSIPIIWLNWGNRPDLLNISAGLHHVYKPTGEGIGLGDPLPKNGNPVLRAGSWAAAVVDELEQKPEDILIDKYRMSGFWDTALDSILRNLGKTTIFFGGVNADQCVMATLQDANFLGYDCILVKDCTATTSPEYCWQATLYNVKQCFGFVCDSQAILKAINFVNC, encoded by the coding sequence ATGAATCTCTCATCTCTCCGTACCTTGGGAATACCGCCGAATGCCTGGGCAGTTGATGCAAAAATTGCCGATATTACCCGCCCTCCCCTCCCACCTCAACCTATCACCCTAGAAACAGAAACCAAAACCCTGCGCCTAGATTTAGCAAAAGCTGCCATTTTAGTGATAGATATGCAGAATGACTTCTGTCACCCCGATGGTTGGTTAGCACATATTGGCGTAGATATAACACCAGCCCGCAGGCCAATTAATCCACTAAAAATATTATTACCGACATTGCGATCGCAGTCAATTCCTATTATTTGGTTAAACTGGGGAAACCGCCCCGACTTGCTAAATATTAGTGCCGGATTGCATCATGTTTATAAACCCACAGGTGAAGGTATTGGCTTAGGCGATCCGCTGCCTAAAAATGGCAATCCCGTACTCAGGGCAGGAAGTTGGGCCGCCGCAGTTGTGGATGAATTAGAACAGAAACCGGAGGATATTCTTATTGATAAATATCGAATGAGCGGTTTTTGGGATACTGCTTTAGATAGTATATTACGAAACTTAGGTAAAACTACAATTTTCTTTGGAGGAGTAAACGCCGATCAATGCGTAATGGCCACACTACAAGATGCCAACTTTCTTGGCTATGATTGCATATTAGTTAAAGATTGTACGGCTACTACATCTCCAGAGTATTGTTGGCAAGCCACCCTTTACAACGTTAAACAATGTTTTGGCTTTGTGTGCGATTCTCAAGCTATATTAAAAGCAATTAATTTTGTTAACTGTTAA